The following proteins are encoded in a genomic region of Bacteroidota bacterium:
- a CDS encoding DUF5916 domain-containing protein — MKRLFSLCLVLTLVAPSAAFATAPTTAPTTALATEDDPPETRPSLIAQRTTEAIAIDGMLDEDSWNTAALASEFQQYEPQEGAPASQQTEVRILYSNNAVYIGAYMYDEAPEKILRTLGRRDDLNQADWFLVAIDSYYDRKTSYNFGVNAAGIQVDGVNTDASSFRFGPLVFDTSWDAVWASAVRVHEDGWSVEMRIPYSMLRFPELTEQTWGINFRRVIPRNSETSEWSLIRREDYAGGSVANYGTLTGLKNIKPRRNIQFIPYTVSGMRFEEGDPGQSVNSRDLDVGVDLKFGITSNITLDATINPDFGQVEADPAVLNLTVFETILQERRPFFVEGFQIFDYRFGFRDGLLYTRRIGAQAPVIGATKLSGRTDSGFSFGFLGALTGTNFDPTRLYSVGRVIQQIGDYSSVGAILTAFDKSVLDDTPLRSYTGGVDWDLRFNSNRYRLDGHFSFSNRFTPGDKSATQDTGIATALGFDKTRGIWTWGFGTEIMSDAFNPRDMGLLRRNDQLRFSAYINNVVNGGKSFGPFERGSLRMFNWNDWSYDRSLYTGSGFFFFSSWLTKGFREFDIQIINRDPFGGYNQFDTRGLYPRANPYSLDIELSTLSDSRRAWQVGPAVEAGFADGEGAEYELGIEGVWNVGSRLNLQAELGFGVEHNRLAWASNESFRATETGWTIGNENGTAPDELAAGDFTSFDDQGQLASILALAEPFAVGSTDYYVPVYGRRNNRSVDFSVSPLLGSSLGSYLIWVGGRSWVEYIIDRL, encoded by the coding sequence ATGAAGCGCTTGTTTTCGCTCTGCCTGGTGCTCACCCTTGTTGCCCCTTCCGCTGCATTTGCAACTGCACCAACAACCGCACCAACAACCGCACTTGCCACCGAAGACGACCCGCCCGAAACGCGACCGTCCCTGATTGCACAGCGTACAACGGAAGCGATAGCCATTGACGGGATGCTCGACGAAGACAGTTGGAACACGGCCGCCCTGGCAAGTGAATTCCAACAATACGAGCCACAGGAAGGAGCGCCGGCTTCGCAACAAACGGAAGTCCGCATACTTTACTCAAACAACGCTGTCTACATCGGGGCGTACATGTATGACGAGGCCCCGGAGAAAATACTGCGCACCCTCGGCCGGCGTGATGACCTCAACCAGGCTGACTGGTTTCTTGTTGCGATCGATTCTTATTACGATCGCAAAACCTCCTATAACTTCGGCGTAAATGCTGCCGGCATACAGGTCGATGGGGTCAACACAGATGCCAGCAGTTTTCGATTTGGCCCCCTCGTTTTTGATACATCCTGGGATGCTGTTTGGGCCTCTGCGGTACGCGTACACGAAGACGGCTGGAGCGTTGAAATGCGGATCCCCTACTCCATGCTGCGCTTCCCGGAACTGACTGAACAAACATGGGGCATCAACTTTCGGCGCGTCATTCCGCGCAACAGTGAAACCAGTGAATGGTCCCTTATTCGCCGCGAAGACTATGCGGGCGGTTCTGTGGCGAATTACGGCACCCTAACCGGCCTGAAAAACATTAAGCCACGACGTAATATCCAGTTTATTCCCTACACTGTTTCCGGAATGCGGTTCGAGGAAGGAGACCCCGGCCAATCCGTAAACAGCAGGGACCTCGACGTTGGTGTAGACCTCAAATTCGGTATTACATCCAACATTACGCTGGACGCAACCATCAACCCGGATTTTGGCCAGGTGGAGGCTGACCCCGCCGTTCTCAACCTTACGGTTTTCGAGACCATTTTGCAGGAACGCAGGCCGTTTTTTGTCGAGGGTTTCCAAATATTCGACTACCGCTTCGGCTTTCGCGACGGGCTCCTCTATACCCGCCGCATTGGCGCACAGGCGCCCGTTATAGGCGCAACAAAACTCTCAGGCCGGACCGACAGCGGGTTTTCCTTTGGCTTTCTCGGGGCACTGACAGGCACCAACTTCGACCCTACCCGCCTCTATAGCGTTGGGCGTGTTATTCAACAAATAGGCGACTATTCCAGCGTAGGCGCCATTCTCACAGCTTTCGACAAATCCGTATTGGACGATACCCCACTCCGCAGCTATACAGGCGGCGTCGACTGGGATCTCCGATTCAACAGCAATCGATACCGACTCGACGGCCATTTCAGCTTCTCAAACCGGTTTACGCCCGGCGATAAATCGGCAACACAAGATACAGGTATTGCAACAGCCCTTGGATTTGATAAGACACGCGGCATATGGACCTGGGGCTTCGGGACAGAAATAATGAGCGACGCCTTCAACCCGCGGGACATGGGCCTCCTGCGCCGCAACGACCAACTGCGCTTTAGCGCATATATCAACAACGTGGTAAACGGTGGCAAGTCTTTTGGCCCCTTTGAACGGGGCTCGCTCCGGATGTTCAACTGGAATGACTGGTCGTACGACAGATCGCTATACACAGGGTCCGGCTTCTTCTTTTTCAGCAGTTGGTTGACAAAAGGATTTCGGGAATTCGACATTCAAATAATCAACAGAGACCCGTTTGGCGGATATAACCAATTCGACACGCGCGGCCTGTACCCCCGGGCCAATCCCTACTCCCTCGACATAGAACTGTCGACGCTTTCAGATTCACGCCGTGCCTGGCAGGTAGGTCCGGCTGTGGAAGCTGGGTTTGCCGATGGCGAAGGAGCTGAGTATGAGTTGGGCATAGAGGGCGTCTGGAATGTCGGTTCGAGGCTCAACCTGCAAGCCGAGCTAGGCTTTGGCGTAGAGCACAACAGGCTCGCATGGGCTTCCAACGAATCGTTCAGGGCCACGGAGACAGGCTGGACGATAGGCAATGAAAACGGAACAGCGCCAGATGAACTTGCCGCCGGCGATTTTACGTCCTTCGATGACCAGGGCCAGTTGGCATCCATCCTTGCATTGGCTGAGCCGTTTGCGGTAGGGTCAACAGACTATTACGTCCCTGTGTATGGCCGGCGAAATAACCGCTCGGTAGATTTCTCGGTCTCTCCATTGCTGGGGTCTTCATTGGGGTCGTACTTAATATGGGTTGGCGGACGCTCTTGGGTAGAATATATCATCGATCGCCT